Within the Arachis duranensis cultivar V14167 chromosome 10, aradu.V14167.gnm2.J7QH, whole genome shotgun sequence genome, the region AAGACATATCATTGATCATTGCATTTATGTTATTTCGTTCAGATGAACAATATTGTGACTGAACAGTGGATTCAGGTTCAGCATCTTGAGCAGGCTCTTCATATTACCAAAGTATATCAAGTTTATTTACTAGAATATAGAGTCTACTACACATTAGAGTATTCTTTTCACATGCTTTATGAACTTCCAATTGATTTTCCTTTTGTAAtatttgtgtgtttgtatgtgtAAAAGATGAGGACTCTAAAGGCTCCAAGGCTAGCAAGCTTTACAAGATGCACATTCTTGAGGGTAATTTTGAAGTTTTTGGTATTGTTGTTTATCATAGTGTATTATCCCATGCTAGAAGATACTGCCCAGCAGTAAGCACATTTTGTATATGCCATGACTCATAACTTCTGTCTCGTCTCTTCCCATGACATTTCATTGTTATTTGTTCTATAGATTACCAACACCCTTCTTGATGATCTTCGAGCACTGCATTCCTATGTATCTCGTGAAAGGACTTCAGTCAGTTCACTTGTCTCACGGGCTATGGATCAGTTCAAGCGATGCTCTTCAGTGGCTAAAAAGTATCACCATCAGGTTTTCTAGAAAACACACGTCTTTAGGAACTAGTGTCTAGTGAAACAAGATGATCCCTTATTCACTTATGAGAATTTGAAGCACTATCTGTGTGGAAGTTTAATGATAAATAGATTTTATATGATGTTCATATGTTTGTTGGTCACTTGGTGTTTCAGACTACTATTCCAGTACCGTTCATTATTATTTGCCAGTTTTTTTGCGTTCCTGTagtttttttatgctttttaaacataaatatttACACAATGGTGTTTACTTTTGGGGATAGGGTGAGGCCTTTTCATTGTTCAACACGTAAGGCATTATTAGTTTAAGAAGCCAATGCAGTTATAATTGTCTTAACACATAAATTTATGTGCAGCTTCAAGGTTTCATAAAAAGTTTGATGAAGAGAAATGAATTCACTGCATCTCTTGCAAATGATGAATTGATTTTCTTCCTGGTAAGCTTTCCAGTTACTTATCAAAAAAAGGAGGGAGGAGGAAGGAAAGGGGTAGgggagaaaagagagaaaagatttTGATAGCTCTTTATAACCAGAGATTATCATTCTTTGAACAAAAGCTCATATTTCCATTTCAGGCTTCTGCTGTTATCATCTTCCCCGCATTTAGTGCCTGGGTATTGCTCTCATCATAATTGGTTCTTCCCGCTTTCTAAGGTGACAACTGACAAGTTTCTTCCGACAACTGTGTTGAAGAACATGAGATATACTTGATCTCGATCTTGTGTATGATATACttggttattttgattttgtacaAATTCTGAATGACTATAGGGAATAAATAAGTGGATcaggaaaagaaaatgaagtagaTTTGCTTTAGCCCATTAATTTTTCTACCTTTTAGttcatttatttttgtattcttatttttgttaattatattagaaaatagaaataaaaaggatagattGAAATTAAGCACAAAGAAAATCACTCTACTTTCTACCCAATTTCTTGACGCAACAAGaaagggactcctcaacctaaCTTGTCAACGCCATAGTCTGGGAATTGATTCgaagggactcctcaaccttctaACCAATTCCCCGATTCAACAAGagagggactcctcaacctcaattgtccacaccatggtttcatcacgaaaccaaaaaaggggttttgaaacctttaaaaattctattctACGACTACAATAGCTAAGGAGatatttataacctcttattaggttaaaacaaagaaaatcctaaagTCCGTAAACATAAGACccaatttagtaattaaataaatagaatcaaaatacatcaaattaaattaaaacattttaaaaatataaactaatatattctaaataacacttgaactcttcatatcacgaacatttgaagcacgtatcattattattattattattattattattattattatcttaaccAAACACACCCTTTTTTCTGTATCCCGTGAAAGCGCAATATCTTATCCGATTCACAGAGAGTCTCATATTTGGCATGGAACTGATGGAAGACACGACATGGGAGCAGAGACTCCAAGCCCTAACCCACATCATAACCAGCCCCACACACGAACCAGGCCTCCACTCTCAACTCTTGATAGCCACCCAGATCCCCTGTTACCTGAACTGGGACTACCCTCCATTCCTGTGCCTCTCCGATCCCTCCCTCCTCAACAGATGGGGCTTCTCACTGTTCCTCAGAAGGGTCTTCAGAACGGGTCCCCCTCAAACCTCTTGGAGGTGCAAGTGCCCTTTCCAGCAGCCACCACCACTGATTCTGGCAGAGGGGGTGGAGGAAGCTCAATGGGGCCAACAACAGAGAAGGCTATACGCTAGGAAGAGGCTTTCTAGGAAACCGCTTGGCAGAGATGTTAACCCACTCATCCCCATCCTCGTACCCAATGTTCTCTTGTTGTCCCTTGTCTTTTGGAGTCCACTTCGCAATCCAGATTACAACGATTGAAGAACAAGGTAGAATTCGTTAACATCCTCCTAGCGGCGATTGTACGCTAACACGATTAACATGTTACTGCTTATTGGACTATCATGATAAATGGTCCAAaccaaaggaaaaaagaaagtgaaaatgGTTGGATGATGGATGGTCT harbors:
- the LOC107468250 gene encoding uncharacterized protein LOC107468250, which gives rise to MELMEDTTWEQRLQALTHIITSPTHEPGLHSQLLIATQIPCYLNWDYPPFLCLSDPSLLNRWGFSLFLRRVFRTGPPQTSWRCKCPFQQPPPLILAEGVEEAQWGQQQRRLYARKRLSRKPLGRDVNPLIPILVPNVLLLSLVFWSPLRNPDYND